In the Hyphomonadaceae bacterium BL14 genome, one interval contains:
- a CDS encoding TlyA family RNA methyltransferase, translated as MRADQYLVRHGYFDTRARAQAAIAAGCVRVDGQTIDKPSRTIPDGARVEAEPAHPYVSRAALKLVAGLDAFAVDPAGRVCLDVGASTGGFSQVLLARGARHVTAVDVGHGQLHPNLKAAPRLTSLEGLDARALTLAHLPEAPSLIVCDASFIGLMKVLPAALALAAPGAHLVALFKPQFEVGRAFVGKGGVVRDEEAAARALDDVGAGLQAAGWIVAGRAPSPVTGSDGNQETLVHAGKSA; from the coding sequence ATGCGCGCCGATCAGTATCTCGTCCGACATGGATATTTCGACACCCGCGCCCGCGCCCAGGCCGCGATCGCGGCGGGCTGCGTGCGCGTGGACGGGCAGACGATCGACAAGCCCTCGCGCACCATTCCTGACGGCGCGCGGGTGGAGGCCGAGCCGGCCCACCCGTATGTCAGCCGCGCCGCGCTGAAGCTTGTGGCCGGCCTGGATGCCTTCGCCGTCGACCCGGCGGGGCGGGTGTGCCTCGATGTCGGTGCCAGCACCGGGGGCTTCAGCCAGGTCCTGCTGGCGCGCGGCGCGCGTCATGTGACCGCCGTGGATGTGGGCCACGGCCAGCTTCACCCGAACCTGAAGGCTGCCCCCCGCCTGACCAGCCTGGAGGGGCTGGACGCCAGGGCGCTGACGCTTGCCCATTTGCCTGAAGCCCCCAGCCTGATCGTGTGCGACGCCAGCTTTATCGGCCTGATGAAGGTACTGCCGGCCGCCCTGGCGCTGGCCGCGCCGGGCGCGCATCTGGTGGCGCTGTTCAAGCCGCAATTCGAAGTCGGGCGCGCGTTTGTGGGCAAGGGCGGGGTGGTGCGCGATGAAGAGGCTGCCGCGCGGGCGCTGGATGATGTGGGGGCCGGGCTGCAAGCAGCGGGCTGGATCGTGGCGGGCCGCGCGCCAAGCCCGGTGACCGGGTCGGACGGCAATCAGGAGACGCTGGTGCACGCCGGAAAATCGGCCTGA